The genome window AGGAGCGGGGGAACCAGGTAAGCCGCCGACCGGAGAAATCCGGCCGGCTCGGGGTGAAGTCGCGCTCAGCGCGGCCGGGCATCTCCAGCCCGAACCCGACAGCTCACCTCGCAGGCGCCGGAGAGGAAATACGCCATGCCCATATCGGGTAAGCACCGCCGTCCGAAGTTCGGCCCCATAGCCCGTGGCGTCGCCGCGGCAGGCGCCGGTGGCGCCGTCCTCGCGCTGCCGCTGCTCGGTGCCACGGGTGCCCACGCCGCGGAGCAGGCCGCCCCGGCCGCCGCGCCGCAGTCGGCCGCCGCCACGCACGCCGAGCCGGTCGCGCAGAAGCAGGCCGCCACCACGACGTACTCCGTCGTCTCCGGCGACTACCTGTCGAAGATCGCCGCCGAGCACAAGATCAAGGGCGGCTGGGAGAAGCTGTACCAGGACAACCGCAAGGTCGTCGGCGAGAACCCTGGCCTGATCTTCCCGGGCATGAAGCTGACCATCGGCGCCAAGGCGACCGGCGACGCCGCGCCCACCGGCGCCGGCGCCGGCTCGGCCCTCCCGTCGAAGGTGCCCTCGGCTCTCTCGAAGGCCGCGGAGAAGTCCGCCCCGGCGAAGTCCGTGACCGCCGTCCCGCAGTCCAAGGCCCCGGCCTCCGCCCCGGCCGCCCAGAGCAGCGGCTCCGGCTACGTCCACCCGGTTCCCGGCAACCACACCACCAACTACCGCGCCTCCGGCTCCAACTGGTCCAGCGGCAGCCACACCGGGATCGACTTCCCCGTCTCCACCGGCACCAGCGTGAAGGCCATCACCTCCGGCACCGTCGTCGCCGCCGGCTGGGGTGGCGCGTACGGCAACCAGGTCGTCATCAAGCACACCGACGGCCACTACTCGCAGTACGGCCACCTGTCCTCCCTCTCCGTTTCGGTGGGCCGGGCCGTGAGCGCCGGTCAGCAGGTCGGCCTCTCCGGCGCCACCGGCAACGCCACCGGCCCGCACCTGCACTTCGAGGTCCGCACGGGCCCGGCGTACGGCTCGGACATCGACCCGATCGCCTTCCTGGCCTCGCACGGCATCTACGTCTGAGCGGAACGGCCGGGCAGCTGAGCAACAAAGCATGACCTGAGCAACACGGAAGGGGCGGTGCGCGGCGGCGCACCGCCCCTTCCGCTTATTCCCCCTTTACCAAAACCTGACCGGGTGGTCTATCTCACCACCCGTCAACCCCATATTACGGTCGCGTAGGTCACATTCAGCGGTGCAGGATAAGCGTTCGTGGCAGACGATTCGAGAAAAAACCAACGTGGCGTCATCAACCGACAGGGCGTCATCGGGTCGTACGCGGCGATTGGCGACAGCTTCACCGAGGGAGTCGGCGACCCCGGCCCGGACGGGACCTTCGTCGGCTGGGCGGACCGATTCGCGGTACTCCTCGCGGACCAGCTCCCGGACCCCGATGCGGGCACCGAAGGTTCCGCGCACGGGAATTTCAGGTACGCCAATCTCGCCGTACGCGGACGCCTCCTCGACCAGATCGTCGAGGAGCAGGTACCGCGCGCCAAGGAGCTCGCACCCGACCTGGTGAGCTTCTGCGCGGGCGGCAACGACATCATCCGGCCGGGCACCGACCCCGACGACGTGGCCGAGCGCTTCGAGCGCGCGGTCGCGGAGCTGACCGAAGCGGTCGGCACGGTCATGGTCACCACCGGCTTCGACACCCGTGGCGTTCCCGTGCTGCGCCATCTGCGCGGCAAGATCGCCACGTACACCGCCCATGTACGGGCCATCGCCGACCGCTACGACTGCCCGGTCCTCGACCTGTGGTCGCTGCGGTCGGTCCAGGACAGGCGTGCCTGGGACGACGACCGGCTCCACCTGTCGGCCGAGGGACACACCAGGGTCGCGCTGCGCGCCGCCCAGGTCCTCGGCATCGATGTGCCGGCCGACCCCGACCAGGAATGGCCCCCGCAGGCACAGCGCGGCACCCTCGAAGTACGGCGCGACGACATCCACTGGGCGCGGGAGTACCTGGTTCCGTGGATCGGCCGGCGGCTGCGCGGCGAGTCCTCGGGCGACCACGTCGAGGCGAAGCGGCCGGACCTCCTGCCGCTCTAGACAGATGTCCGCGACCGTGTTGCCGCCGCTCGCCGGACCGGCCTGAACCTCAGACCGGTCCGGCGGGCGACGACAGCGGAGCGGCCGGTATCCGCTCCAGCACACCGCCCGCGAAGACGTCGTACAGCGGCAGCGTCTCCAGGTGCACGTAGCCGATGTGACAGTCGCAGACCGCCAGCGGACAGGCGCGCGGACCGAGGGCCCGCCGGTAGCTCCCGTCGTAGAGATTGCCGAGCTCCGCCGGTACGAAATGGCAGCGCCGCACGGTGCCGTCACCGTCCACCGAGATGACCGACTCGCCGGTCCGGCAGGGCAGCCCGGCCGACCGGTGCGGATGCCGGCTGTACGGGAAGAGCGGGTCGACGGCGGTCCAGCGGTCCGCCTCCTCGTCCGTGTAGGTGTGGCCCTCCGCCGCGTTCACCCAGAGATAGACCTCGTCCGGCAGCGCCGCGCGCAGCCGCCGCGCCTCGTCGAGGTGGTCGTCGAGCCCGACGACACCGACACTGTGCCGGATGCCGAGCGCGGTCAGCTCCCGGCACTTGGTGAGGAACCGCTCGTACGGTGTCTGCCCCGGGTGGTACGTGCACCACAGGGCGATCTTCTCGCGGCCCGCCTCACCGGCCTCGGCCAGCCATCCCGTGCGGCTGCTGATGTTGGTCTGGATCGCGACCCGGCGGATGTGCGGCAGCCGCGCCAGCTCGACCAGGGCGCGGCGGTACCAGGAGCGGACCAGCCCCTCGCCCCACGGCGTGAACAGGATCGAGAGCCGGTCACCGGTCTGCGCAGCGGCCCACGCCGTGAACCGCTCCAGCGCGGCACGGTCGGCACGCAGCTGCTCCGGGCTGTCGCGCCGCTTGGCGAACGGGCAGTACGGACAGTCGTAGTCGCACGACGCGAGCGGGCCGCGGTAGAGGATCGTCAGGTCCATGGGCGCGCTCACTTCAGCTCGTACGCGGCCATCGCGGCCCGTACATCGGGGGAGAAGAGCTCCGGGCCCAGGGCGTCGGAGTGGGCCAGGCCCTCGGGGGACAGCCGCAGCAGTCCGGACGCCCCGGCCGACGCGTCGAGCCAGCCGCGTGCCTCGAACCGGGCCAGCTCCAGGCGGAAGTCGTCGGCCGGCGAGGTACCGAACCGCTCCCGGTAGTCGGCCAGCCGCAGTCCCTCGGCCTGGAGGACCGACTGGAGGAGGTGGCGCCGGCGGGCCTCGTCGCCGTCGACGTACCGTCCGACCTCCGCGCGGGAGAAGTCCTCGGTGGCGGCGTAGCCGTCGATGATCGCCCGCACCTCCCGCATCTCCACCGCGTAGTCGAAGGAGTAGTGCAGCTCCGTGGTGTACGAGCGGGCGCCGCACCCCAGGCCGATCATGCCGTCGGTCTGGCAGGCGTAGTCGTCGGGGCCGTCCGTCCGCGGGGCGTCGGCGCGGCGGAACATCCGCATCGAGACCTGCTCGTAGCCGTGGGCCAGGAGATGGTCCCGGCCCGCGCGGTACAGCCGCAGCCGCTGCTCGTCCCAGGCCGCGTCCGCCGACGCCCCGCCGTCCGCGTCGAGCCGTCCCAGACCGGTCAGCGGGCGCACGTACAACGGATAGAGATACAGCTCCTCCGGCTGCCAGCCGAGCGCCGCGTCCAGCGAAGCGCGCCAGCTGTCCTCGGTCTGCCCGTCGATGCCGTAGATCAGGTCGATGTTGAGGACCGGGATGCGGGCATCGCGTATCCGGTCCAGCGCCGCCTCCACATCGGCCCGCCGCTGCGGGCGCACGGCGGCACGCGCCTCCGATTCGACGAAGCTCTGCACCCCGATGCTGATCCTGGTCGCCCCGCGGTCGGCGAGGACGGCCAGCCGGTCGGCGGTCGCGGTCGACGGCGAGGTCTCGACCGACAGCGGAACGGACCGCAGATCGGCGCCCATCCGCTTCTCCGCGATGTCGCAGAGCCGCTCCAGCTCCGCCGCGGTCAGGAACGTGGGCGTACCCCCGCCGAACGCGGCCGCGGCGAAACGCACCGGACCGTCGTCGCCCAGCGCCTCCCGGACCGCGGTGGCCTGCCGGTCCAGCGCGTCGAGATACCGGGTCGTCAGCTCGTCCGGAGCGCCGATCCGGGTGAAGAGATTGCAGAAGCCGCAGCGGACCTCGCAGAACGGTATGTGGAGATAGAGCGAGAGCGCGTCCTTGCGCTCGGCCGCCCACAGCTCGCGCAGCCCCAGCCGGTCGGCGAGCGGCCGGTAGGCGGTCTTGTGCGGGTAGGCGTAGACATAGCTCTGGTACGGCCGGGTGGCCGGCGCGACGGTCGTGGTGCGGCTCATGGTGCGGTGGCCCCCGGTTCCAGGAAGAAGTGCACGTACGGAACGGTCCAGACGGACTCGTGACCGAGCCGGTGACCGGTGTAGCCGTCGTCCCCGTACGCCGTGCCGTGGTCCGAGCAGACGATGGCGAAACAGCGACGGCGGCTGCTCGCGGCGGCGAAGAGCCTGCCGATATGGGCGTCGACGTACTCCAGGGCCGCGGCATGGGTGGCGCGGGAGTCGCCCGCCTCACGGGTGGCTCCCGGCAGGTGGAACCAGTTGGGCTGGTGCAGGGCGGACACATTGACGAAGAGGAACAGCCGCTGCTCCGCGGGGAGTCCGGCGACGACCTCCTCGGCACGGGCCACCTGTGCCTCGAAGGAGGTGGGCGACGCCACGCCGAACTCCGGCTCCCAGTGGCTTTCCTGGAACATGCCGGGCAGTACGGAACCGAGCGGCGCCTGCTTGTTGAAGAAGCCGACACCGCCGATGCACACCGTGCGGTAGCCCACGCCGACGAGGCCGGAGAGCAGATCCGGTGTGTCGAAGACAAAGGTGCCGGAGGCGGTGGACTCGCTGCCGGCGAAACGTGCCGCGAACAGCCGGGGGTGCGGCCCCGGGCCCGCCGGTGTCGGCAGGAATCCTGCGAAGATCGCCTGGTGGGAGGCGTAGGTGAAGCTTCCCGGCGCATGCCGCTTCTCCCAGACACCGCCCGGCAGATGGCGCGCCAGATGCGGAATGCGGCCCGCTGCGGCGAGCTCCACCGCCACGTCGTGGCGCAGCGTGTCGAGGGTGACGAGGAGCAGATCGTGGCTGCCCACGATCTCGCTCATGTCCGGGTTCCGGGCGTCCTCGGGGGTCCGCGCGGTGTCAGGCGGTGGCGGTTGCACGGTGGTTCCTTGCTCTGTTCATTACGGCGGCGACCTGCGCCGCATACGTGTCCAGGTCCTCGGCGCCGCTGCCCGGAAGACCGGTCAGCCGCGGCAGGAGATCGCCGAAGGCGTTGACCTCGCCGACGGCGAAGCGCCGCCAGCCGGTCGAGGGCAGCAGATCGACGCCCACACACAGGGTGCCCGGGAAGCACTCCGCGGCCCGTTCGCACACGGCCAGGGCATCGCTCCAGCTGCCGCCCGCCGCCTCGACGGCGTCACGGACCTCGTCGAGATCCCCGCGCTCGCCGCCGAGGTGGAGGTTGGTCATGGGGGAGCGGCTGGTGCGCACGACGGCGTGGGTGGCCCGGCCCGCCACCACCACGACCCGCAGATCCGTCGTCCGGCCGCGCCGGGTGGCCTTGGGCAGCCAGCGCTCGATGTGCAGCCCGTCCGGTGCGAGCGCGTCGACGATCGCCGCGATCTCCCGCTCCGTCGTGACGCGGCGCACCCGCAGGGAGTTGAAGAGCCGGCCCGACGCGTCGCGCTCCACCGACGTGGTGGCCCTCACCCGGCCGGGCCCGGCCGTCTCCACGGCCAGGACCCCCGAGGCGGACGAGCCGTGCGCGAGCTTCACGAAGACCCTGGGCAGGCCGCGGTCGGCCATCCGCGCCCGTACGTCCGCCCAGTCCCGCACCACGGGCGCCGCGGCTCCCGAGGTCGGCGAGGCCGGGACCGGCACCCCGGCGCCGTCCAGCACGGCATGGCAGAGCCGCTTGTCGAACAACACCGCCACATCGCCGGGATCGTCGAGCAGCACGGCACCGGCAGCGGCCGCCGCGCGCGCCACCTCCCGCACGGCCGCGGTGAAACGGGCGTACCAGAGGGCGGTCCCCTCGACCCGGGTCGGATCCCCGACCGCGCGGAGCAGCCGCTCCACCTCGGCGTCCTCACCGGGGGAGTCCATCCGGACGGTCTCGCCGGGCAGGAATCCGGCTTCGCCGCGCAGGACGTCGAGCCAGGACACGACACGCGCCGCCGGCAGCCCGGCTCCGCGCACGGCGTCCTGGAAGAGCGTGACCCGGCGGTTGCCGGGCACACCCACGACGGCGAAGCGCGGCGCCGGGCCGGGCGTACTACTCGCCGACGGCGACATAGCGGTCGATGTCCTCTTCCGGATCCCAGTACTCGACCTCGTCGATCTCGACGTTCACCCGGTCCGGACCGAGGAGGTCCCTCAGGCGGTCCACCAACGGGTCGCTCATGTAGTGGTGGTGCAGGTCCAGCGAGGTCAGGTGGGTGAGCGGCTGGCCCGAGAGCAGCGCTTCGGCCCCTTCGTCACCCAGGGTCCCCATCGAGAGGGAGAGCGTCTCCAGCTGGGCGACGACCGGGGCGGAGGCCACGGCGGCCGCGATCTCGTCCTGGATCTCGCTGTTCCGCAGCCCCAGATGGCGCAAGGCGGGGAACGTCGCACCGGACAGCAGCGGAGCGAGGTCCTCGACCCCGGTGTCACCGCCGTACTCGGTGACGCCCAGCCAGAGGTCGAGGCGCTCCAGCGCGGGCAGTTCGGAGGCGCCGATCGCCCGCACGAGCCCGGACGGAAGCCCGCCGGACTCGAACCGCAGCGACTTGAGAGACTTGTGCCGCACCGGCCGCAGACCGAGCGAAGACCCGTCGGAGGCCTGCTCGCCGCAGCCGCGAACCGTCAGCTCCTCCAACTGCCCGAACGCCTCGACCACCGGCGTCACGTCGCACATCTCCAGCCACGACACCTCGCACTCCTCGCTGACGACGTCGGCGAGGAAGAGCGCCCGCAGGGCCGGGAAACGGTCCGCACGACCGACCAGCAGATCGACGACCGGGGCGAAGGACTCGTACTCCTCCTGCCACCAGGGGCCGATCACCAGGGCCCGCACCCGCGTCGTGTCGACCGTGTCGACGAAGTGCTGCCACAGCGGGCCGAACGTCAGATCGCCCTGCCAGGCGCTCTCCAGCCGCCACGCGACCGAACCGGCCTCCGGGAGCGGGCTGCCGGGGGTCCGGTCGGGTCCGGGAAGGGTGTGGACGGGCAGACCGTGAAAGGTCTCGGGGTGTTCGATGTCAGTCATCGCGCGTCACTCCGAGACCGAGGTGTAGCGGCCTTCGACGCCGCGGTCGCCCCAGGGCTTCTCGCGCTCCGACACATCGACCCGGACGCCGTGCGGCTCCAGCGCCTCCTTGATCCGGCGTTCCATCGGCTCGGTCATGAAGTGGTGGTGCAGATCGAGCTTTTCGAGATGGGTCAGCGGCTGACCGTCCAGCAGCGCCGCCGCGCCCTCGTCGCCCATGGTGCCGTTCGACAGGTCGAGGACACGCAACTGCGCGACGACCGGGGCACTCGCGACCGCCGTCGCGATCTCGTTCTGCAACTCGCTGTTGCGCAGACCGAGATGGGTGAGCCGGGGGAAGCGGGTGCCGGAGAGCAGCGGGGCCAGGTCGGCCACATCGGCGTCTCCCCCGTACGCGGAGACACCGAGCCAGAGGTCGAGCCGCTCCAGCGCGGGCAGCTCGCTGTCCAGGATGCCCCGGATCACACCGACCGGCAGACCGCCGGTCTCGATGGTCAGCGAACGCAGCCGCTCGTGCTTCGTGGGAGAGAAGACCAGGTCCGTGCCGCCGCGCACACCCAGTTCCAGCAGACCGGGGAAGGCCTTCAGCAGCGCCGTGACATCCGACTGCTCGATCCAGGAGATCTCGTTCTCCTCCATGGTCATGTCGCCGACGAAGACGGCCTCCAGCGAGGTCAGCCGGTCGGCGGCGGCGATGATCAGATCGATCGGGTAGGACGATTTCTCCTCGTACGACTCGCCCCACTGACCGACGATCAGGGCCCGCACGCCGGCCGGGTCGACCGCCTTCAGGAACGCCTGAAAGGCCTCCTCCCAGGTCATCTCGGACTCGTCGTCGTACGGATCGACCGATATGCGCCAGGCTGCCGCATCGGCGGCCTGCACGGGCGCCTCACCCGTCGCGTGCTGG of Streptomyces sp. NBC_01363 contains these proteins:
- a CDS encoding LysM peptidoglycan-binding domain-containing M23 family metallopeptidase, translated to MPISGKHRRPKFGPIARGVAAAGAGGAVLALPLLGATGAHAAEQAAPAAAPQSAAATHAEPVAQKQAATTTYSVVSGDYLSKIAAEHKIKGGWEKLYQDNRKVVGENPGLIFPGMKLTIGAKATGDAAPTGAGAGSALPSKVPSALSKAAEKSAPAKSVTAVPQSKAPASAPAAQSSGSGYVHPVPGNHTTNYRASGSNWSSGSHTGIDFPVSTGTSVKAITSGTVVAAGWGGAYGNQVVIKHTDGHYSQYGHLSSLSVSVGRAVSAGQQVGLSGATGNATGPHLHFEVRTGPAYGSDIDPIAFLASHGIYV
- a CDS encoding SGNH/GDSL hydrolase family protein encodes the protein MADDSRKNQRGVINRQGVIGSYAAIGDSFTEGVGDPGPDGTFVGWADRFAVLLADQLPDPDAGTEGSAHGNFRYANLAVRGRLLDQIVEEQVPRAKELAPDLVSFCAGGNDIIRPGTDPDDVAERFERAVAELTEAVGTVMVTTGFDTRGVPVLRHLRGKIATYTAHVRAIADRYDCPVLDLWSLRSVQDRRAWDDDRLHLSAEGHTRVALRAAQVLGIDVPADPDQEWPPQAQRGTLEVRRDDIHWAREYLVPWIGRRLRGESSGDHVEAKRPDLLPL
- a CDS encoding STM4011 family radical SAM protein, with protein sequence MDLTILYRGPLASCDYDCPYCPFAKRRDSPEQLRADRAALERFTAWAAAQTGDRLSILFTPWGEGLVRSWYRRALVELARLPHIRRVAIQTNISSRTGWLAEAGEAGREKIALWCTYHPGQTPYERFLTKCRELTALGIRHSVGVVGLDDHLDEARRLRAALPDEVYLWVNAAEGHTYTDEEADRWTAVDPLFPYSRHPHRSAGLPCRTGESVISVDGDGTVRRCHFVPAELGNLYDGSYRRALGPRACPLAVCDCHIGYVHLETLPLYDVFAGGVLERIPAAPLSSPAGPV
- a CDS encoding STM4012 family radical SAM protein — protein: MSRTTTVAPATRPYQSYVYAYPHKTAYRPLADRLGLRELWAAERKDALSLYLHIPFCEVRCGFCNLFTRIGAPDELTTRYLDALDRQATAVREALGDDGPVRFAAAAFGGGTPTFLTAAELERLCDIAEKRMGADLRSVPLSVETSPSTATADRLAVLADRGATRISIGVQSFVESEARAAVRPQRRADVEAALDRIRDARIPVLNIDLIYGIDGQTEDSWRASLDAALGWQPEELYLYPLYVRPLTGLGRLDADGGASADAAWDEQRLRLYRAGRDHLLAHGYEQVSMRMFRRADAPRTDGPDDYACQTDGMIGLGCGARSYTTELHYSFDYAVEMREVRAIIDGYAATEDFSRAEVGRYVDGDEARRRHLLQSVLQAEGLRLADYRERFGTSPADDFRLELARFEARGWLDASAGASGLLRLSPEGLAHSDALGPELFSPDVRAAMAAYELK
- a CDS encoding STM4013/SEN3800 family hydrolase — protein: MSEIVGSHDLLLVTLDTLRHDVAVELAAAGRIPHLARHLPGGVWEKRHAPGSFTYASHQAIFAGFLPTPAGPGPHPRLFAARFAGSESTASGTFVFDTPDLLSGLVGVGYRTVCIGGVGFFNKQAPLGSVLPGMFQESHWEPEFGVASPTSFEAQVARAEEVVAGLPAEQRLFLFVNVSALHQPNWFHLPGATREAGDSRATHAAALEYVDAHIGRLFAAASSRRRCFAIVCSDHGTAYGDDGYTGHRLGHESVWTVPYVHFFLEPGATAP
- a CDS encoding STM4014 family protein, whose amino-acid sequence is MSPSASSTPGPAPRFAVVGVPGNRRVTLFQDAVRGAGLPAARVVSWLDVLRGEAGFLPGETVRMDSPGEDAEVERLLRAVGDPTRVEGTALWYARFTAAVREVARAAAAAGAVLLDDPGDVAVLFDKRLCHAVLDGAGVPVPASPTSGAAAPVVRDWADVRARMADRGLPRVFVKLAHGSSASGVLAVETAGPGRVRATTSVERDASGRLFNSLRVRRVTTEREIAAIVDALAPDGLHIERWLPKATRRGRTTDLRVVVVAGRATHAVVRTSRSPMTNLHLGGERGDLDEVRDAVEAAGGSWSDALAVCERAAECFPGTLCVGVDLLPSTGWRRFAVGEVNAFGDLLPRLTGLPGSGAEDLDTYAAQVAAVMNRARNHRATATA
- a CDS encoding STM4015 family protein, whose protein sequence is MTDIEHPETFHGLPVHTLPGPDRTPGSPLPEAGSVAWRLESAWQGDLTFGPLWQHFVDTVDTTRVRALVIGPWWQEEYESFAPVVDLLVGRADRFPALRALFLADVVSEECEVSWLEMCDVTPVVEAFGQLEELTVRGCGEQASDGSSLGLRPVRHKSLKSLRFESGGLPSGLVRAIGASELPALERLDLWLGVTEYGGDTGVEDLAPLLSGATFPALRHLGLRNSEIQDEIAAAVASAPVVAQLETLSLSMGTLGDEGAEALLSGQPLTHLTSLDLHHHYMSDPLVDRLRDLLGPDRVNVEIDEVEYWDPEEDIDRYVAVGE
- a CDS encoding STM4015 family protein; translated protein: MSGVDHLHELLGLPTVDFQHATGEAPVQAADAAAWRISVDPYDDESEMTWEEAFQAFLKAVDPAGVRALIVGQWGESYEEKSSYPIDLIIAAADRLTSLEAVFVGDMTMEENEISWIEQSDVTALLKAFPGLLELGVRGGTDLVFSPTKHERLRSLTIETGGLPVGVIRGILDSELPALERLDLWLGVSAYGGDADVADLAPLLSGTRFPRLTHLGLRNSELQNEIATAVASAPVVAQLRVLDLSNGTMGDEGAAALLDGQPLTHLEKLDLHHHFMTEPMERRIKEALEPHGVRVDVSEREKPWGDRGVEGRYTSVSE